From one Amycolatopsis sp. FDAARGOS 1241 genomic stretch:
- a CDS encoding NlpC/P60 family protein produces the protein MAPHRLEDRPETGPSHKRYFVRAALTATAMAAAMAATAGPVLASTATAATPAPASATAQAGKGAAALARALTQRGKPYVWGAAGPNAYDCSGLVVWAFKQVGVALPHSSRLQSGIGTPVSRAALQPGDLVFFYSPVSHVGIYAGGGNVLHASQPGQPVKISPLASMPFHNARRI, from the coding sequence ATGGCACCTCACCGTCTCGAAGATCGCCCGGAAACCGGGCCCTCGCACAAGCGGTACTTCGTCCGCGCCGCCCTGACGGCGACGGCGATGGCCGCCGCGATGGCCGCCACGGCCGGCCCGGTCCTGGCGAGCACCGCGACCGCCGCGACCCCGGCGCCGGCCTCGGCTACCGCGCAGGCCGGCAAGGGCGCCGCCGCGCTGGCCCGCGCACTCACCCAGCGCGGTAAGCCCTACGTCTGGGGCGCGGCCGGCCCGAACGCCTACGACTGCTCCGGCCTCGTCGTCTGGGCGTTCAAGCAGGTCGGCGTCGCCCTGCCGCACAGTTCGCGGCTGCAGTCCGGGATCGGCACGCCCGTGTCGCGCGCGGCCCTGCAGCCCGGTGACCTCGTGTTCTTCTACAGCCCCGTGAGCCACGTCGGCATCTACGCCGGTGGTGGCAACGTCCTGCACGCCAGCCAGCCCGGCCAGCCGGTCAAGATCTCGCCGCTGGCTTCGATGCCGTTCCACAACGCTCGCCGGATCTGA
- a CDS encoding trehalose-6-phosphate synthase — protein sequence MTDEQKTAPSADFVVVANRLPVDLERTADGSRRWTASPGGLVSALEPFLRARKGAWVGWPGVPDVDVEEFDDDGLVLHPVSLTSAEVRDYYEGFSNATLWPLYHDVVAPPVFDRAWWDSYVKVNRRFAEASAEVAAHGATVWIQDYQLQLVPTMLRELRPDLRIGFFLHIPFPPVELFMQLPWRAEIVRGLIGADLIGFHRPGGAQNFLWLARQLVGLEPTRGAVGVRSRPGMVQVGDRTVRVGAFPISIDATGLDSVARGKGVVERAKQIRRDLGNPKAVLLGVDRLDYTKGIDLRLQALHELLHEERLQPEDVAFVQLATPSRERVEHYQRMRGEIEQMVGRINGEFARVGHPVVHYLHQSVNRTELAAFFSAADVMVVTPLRDGMNLVCKEYVACRHDLGGALVLSEFAGAAAELTSAFLVNPHDLDGVKNALVAAITLDPAEGRRRMRAMRRQVLTHDVDRWARSFLQALGAEPVD from the coding sequence GTGACTGACGAGCAGAAGACCGCACCGTCCGCCGATTTCGTGGTGGTGGCCAACCGGCTGCCCGTGGACCTCGAACGCACCGCGGACGGCAGCCGGCGCTGGACCGCGAGCCCCGGCGGGCTCGTCTCCGCGCTCGAACCGTTCCTGCGAGCGCGCAAGGGCGCCTGGGTCGGCTGGCCCGGCGTGCCCGACGTCGACGTCGAGGAGTTCGACGACGACGGTCTCGTGCTGCACCCCGTTTCCCTCACCTCCGCCGAGGTGCGCGACTACTACGAAGGCTTCTCCAACGCCACGCTCTGGCCGCTGTACCACGACGTCGTCGCGCCGCCGGTGTTCGACCGCGCGTGGTGGGACAGCTACGTGAAGGTCAACCGCCGCTTCGCCGAGGCGAGCGCCGAAGTCGCGGCCCACGGCGCCACCGTCTGGATCCAGGACTACCAGCTGCAGCTGGTGCCGACGATGCTGCGCGAGCTGCGGCCCGACCTGCGCATCGGCTTCTTCCTGCACATCCCGTTCCCGCCGGTCGAGCTGTTCATGCAGCTCCCGTGGCGCGCGGAGATCGTGCGCGGGCTCATCGGCGCCGACCTCATCGGCTTCCACCGCCCTGGCGGCGCGCAGAACTTCCTGTGGCTGGCCCGTCAGCTCGTCGGCCTCGAGCCGACGCGCGGGGCCGTCGGCGTGCGGTCGCGGCCGGGCATGGTGCAGGTCGGCGACCGCACCGTGCGCGTCGGGGCGTTCCCGATCTCCATCGACGCGACGGGCCTCGACAGCGTCGCGCGCGGCAAGGGCGTGGTCGAGCGCGCGAAGCAGATCCGCCGCGATCTCGGCAACCCGAAGGCCGTGCTGCTCGGCGTCGACCGCCTCGACTACACGAAGGGCATCGACCTGCGGCTGCAGGCGCTGCACGAGCTGCTGCACGAGGAGCGGCTGCAGCCCGAGGACGTCGCCTTCGTGCAGCTCGCCACCCCGAGCCGCGAGCGCGTGGAGCACTACCAGCGCATGCGCGGCGAGATCGAGCAGATGGTCGGCCGCATCAACGGCGAGTTCGCGCGCGTGGGTCACCCGGTCGTGCACTACCTGCACCAATCGGTGAACCGCACCGAGCTCGCCGCGTTCTTCTCCGCCGCGGATGTCATGGTGGTGACTCCTCTGCGCGACGGGATGAACCTCGTCTGCAAGGAGTACGTCGCCTGCCGCCACGACCTCGGCGGGGCGCTCGTGCTCAGCGAGTTCGCCGGCGCCGCTGCCGAACTGACCAGCGCATTCCTGGTCAACCCGCATGATCTGGACGGGGTGAAGAACGCGTTGGTGGCTGCTATTACGCTCGACCCCGCCGAGGGCCGACGCAGGATGCGCGCCATGCGTCGCCAGGTCCTCACCCACGACGTCGACCGGTGGGCGCGCTCGTTCCTGCAGGCGCTGGGTGCGGAGCCGGTCGACTGA
- a CDS encoding threonine/serine exporter ThrE family protein: MKINERADQGVHRRRWPILEPPRPRSNQRHRPNLLRRRAWHILEAPTAEQPAVDSGEALGPQPPDDATVNFVLDLTLRIGEVQMASGAGASDVTATILALTSALGLPHCEVDVIFTSITVTCHRGTELAPVTALRVVRSRSLDYTRLTQAEILVRKIVRGAMGAEEAHTELERITSAPHPYPRWVATIAWGGLAAFITLLLGGGPDIAVVAFVISSVIDRLGRFLNRYHLPFFFQQVVGGLVATLSAMAIVSSNVLTTDRPTLVVAAAVTVLLSGLSTVSAVQDAITGYNVTAAGRTMETALMSAGLISGVVLALKLAVLLGLPRTPLPEVTGSTPQQLPIVVIGGAGAAACFALASYSTLRALLVAAAAGGIGALVYGALTLTQLDAVSASAIAATLVGFCGGLLARRLKVTPLVVAVSGITPLLPGLSTYRGLYQLGVEPGGNLSTLMTAVAIGLALAAGVVLGEYLAQPVRMRLGRLERKLAGPRMAGPLEPTERRLE; the protein is encoded by the coding sequence TTGAAGATCAACGAGCGCGCCGACCAGGGGGTGCACCGCAGACGGTGGCCGATCCTGGAGCCTCCTCGGCCGCGGTCGAACCAACGCCACCGGCCGAACCTGTTGCGCCGGCGGGCGTGGCACATCCTGGAGGCGCCGACGGCGGAACAACCGGCCGTCGACAGCGGTGAGGCGCTGGGCCCGCAGCCGCCGGACGACGCGACCGTCAACTTCGTGCTCGACTTGACGCTGCGCATCGGCGAGGTGCAGATGGCCAGTGGCGCCGGCGCGTCCGACGTCACCGCCACGATCCTCGCCCTCACCTCCGCGCTCGGGCTTCCCCACTGCGAGGTCGACGTGATCTTCACGTCGATCACGGTCACCTGCCACCGCGGCACGGAACTGGCGCCGGTCACGGCGCTGCGAGTGGTCCGCTCGCGCAGCCTCGACTACACGCGGCTGACGCAGGCCGAGATCCTCGTGCGCAAGATCGTCCGCGGTGCCATGGGCGCCGAGGAGGCGCACACGGAGCTGGAGCGCATCACGTCGGCGCCGCACCCGTACCCGCGCTGGGTCGCGACCATCGCGTGGGGCGGGCTGGCCGCATTCATCACCCTGCTGCTCGGCGGCGGCCCCGACATCGCCGTGGTGGCGTTCGTGATCTCCTCGGTGATCGACCGGCTCGGCCGGTTCCTCAACCGCTACCACCTGCCGTTCTTCTTCCAGCAGGTCGTCGGCGGTCTCGTCGCCACGCTGTCGGCGATGGCGATAGTCAGCAGCAACGTCCTCACCACGGACCGGCCGACGCTCGTGGTCGCCGCGGCCGTCACCGTGCTGCTGTCCGGGCTCTCCACCGTCTCGGCGGTGCAGGACGCGATCACCGGCTACAACGTCACCGCCGCCGGCCGCACGATGGAAACGGCCCTGATGAGTGCCGGCCTGATCTCCGGGGTCGTCCTGGCGCTGAAGCTCGCCGTGCTGCTCGGGTTGCCGCGAACTCCGCTGCCCGAGGTCACCGGCTCGACGCCGCAGCAGCTGCCGATCGTCGTGATCGGCGGGGCCGGCGCGGCCGCGTGCTTCGCGCTCGCCTCCTACTCCACGCTGCGCGCGTTGCTCGTCGCCGCGGCCGCCGGCGGTATCGGGGCGCTGGTCTACGGCGCGCTGACGCTCACGCAGCTCGACGCCGTGAGCGCCTCGGCCATCGCGGCCACGCTCGTCGGCTTCTGCGGCGGCCTGCTCGCGCGGCGGCTGAAAGTGACCCCGCTCGTCGTCGCCGTGTCCGGGATCACCCCCCTGCTACCCGGACTTTCCACCTATCGCGGTCTATACCAATTGGGCGTCGAGCCCGGCGGCAATCTCTCCACCCTCATGACCGCCGTCGCCATCGGGCTCGCGCTCGCAGCGGGCGTTGTCCTGGGCGAATACCTCGCGCAACCCGTCCGGATGCGGCTCGGCAGGCTCGAGCGCAAGCTGGCCGGCCCGCGGATGGCGGGACCGTTGGAGCCGACGGAGAGGCGATTGGAGTAA
- a CDS encoding P-loop NTPase fold protein → MVAPAFDAYGYSVFASGASTDRFVVLNDAPLGEGDGADLLETTPVARGLADLIVASRAAAPFALAVDAAWGMGKSSLMRKLESTLAAEPAVSVVWFNAWTSGQASALEGLIKSVLLRFDRNLVRRAVRSIQRRTHLLGVLRAAALVSGSVFGLGRLVDEIWRALSVDARSRNQMKGVLRDLFAAWLAKGERAGDRRLLVVFVDDLDRCAAERIVEVCEAIKLYLDVPGVVFVLACDQAVLWKAVQGSAPEGEPAGAVEYLEKIIQINYRIPPPSAASALRLVDGYLELSRTAGLFDDSMKSVIIERSGRNPRRIKRLINSFVLEYHLNRSWDELGVANLVRVVLLQHFYPTFYSILVSPREADPIRDFLRYQEFRAKVRHGETEDRHDWRELFADKRLRPPDAAQASLTESLAELERELPAQFPLLAADRDFVALLESLDGPANSDQFRRLLRKPLTGGPALPLPDPADVALFAQPRQPLTATGRDVDLAGVRVLWIDDNPVSNRRVIERLSNSGAIVTTATDRTAAVAALREGEPDVILSDFTRDGYPFTGVDDVAYFREHDLYHGPVVFCSGQRLPQLLRRVEELDAIGPTNDENEIVRWVARIAAEKAAARTRD, encoded by the coding sequence ATGGTCGCGCCCGCGTTCGACGCCTACGGCTACTCAGTTTTCGCGAGCGGCGCGAGCACCGATCGGTTCGTGGTGCTCAACGACGCGCCGTTGGGTGAAGGTGACGGTGCCGACCTGCTGGAGACGACTCCGGTCGCGCGCGGGCTCGCCGACCTCATCGTGGCGTCGCGTGCCGCCGCGCCGTTCGCGCTGGCCGTGGACGCCGCCTGGGGCATGGGGAAAAGCAGCTTGATGCGCAAGCTGGAGTCGACGCTGGCCGCCGAACCGGCGGTGTCGGTGGTGTGGTTCAACGCGTGGACGTCGGGGCAGGCCAGCGCGCTCGAGGGACTGATCAAGTCCGTGCTGTTGCGCTTCGACCGCAACCTCGTGCGGCGGGCCGTGCGGTCGATCCAGCGGCGGACCCACCTGCTGGGGGTGCTGCGGGCGGCCGCGTTGGTGTCGGGCAGCGTGTTCGGTCTCGGTCGTCTCGTCGACGAGATCTGGCGGGCGCTGTCGGTCGATGCCCGGTCCCGCAACCAGATGAAGGGCGTGCTGCGCGACCTGTTCGCCGCGTGGCTGGCCAAGGGCGAGCGGGCGGGTGATCGCCGGCTGCTCGTGGTGTTCGTCGACGACCTCGACCGGTGCGCGGCCGAGCGCATCGTCGAGGTGTGCGAGGCGATCAAGCTGTACCTCGACGTGCCGGGCGTCGTGTTCGTGCTGGCCTGCGACCAGGCAGTGCTGTGGAAGGCCGTGCAGGGTTCGGCGCCCGAGGGCGAGCCGGCGGGTGCGGTCGAGTACCTGGAGAAGATCATCCAGATCAACTACCGGATCCCGCCGCCGAGTGCGGCTTCGGCGCTGCGGCTGGTCGACGGTTACCTGGAGCTGTCGCGGACCGCGGGCCTGTTCGACGACTCGATGAAGAGCGTGATCATCGAACGCTCCGGGCGGAACCCGCGGCGGATCAAGCGGCTCATCAACAGTTTCGTGCTGGAGTACCACCTGAACCGGTCGTGGGACGAGCTCGGCGTCGCGAACCTCGTCCGGGTGGTGCTGCTGCAGCACTTCTACCCGACCTTCTACAGCATCCTCGTCAGCCCGCGCGAGGCGGACCCGATCCGGGACTTCCTGCGCTACCAGGAGTTCCGCGCGAAGGTCCGCCACGGCGAGACCGAGGACCGGCACGACTGGCGGGAACTGTTCGCGGACAAGCGACTCCGGCCACCCGATGCCGCCCAGGCGTCGCTCACCGAGTCGCTCGCCGAGCTCGAACGCGAGCTGCCGGCCCAGTTCCCGCTGCTGGCGGCCGACCGCGACTTCGTCGCCCTGCTCGAAAGCCTCGACGGGCCCGCCAATTCGGACCAGTTCCGGCGGCTCCTGCGCAAGCCGCTGACCGGTGGCCCCGCGCTGCCCCTGCCAGACCCGGCGGACGTGGCGCTGTTCGCACAACCGCGGCAACCCCTGACGGCGACCGGCCGCGACGTCGATCTCGCCGGCGTGCGCGTGCTGTGGATCGACGACAACCCGGTCAGCAACCGCCGGGTGATCGAGCGCCTGTCGAATTCCGGGGCCATCGTGACGACGGCGACGGACCGCACGGCGGCCGTCGCGGCACTGCGTGAGGGCGAACCCGACGTCATCCTCTCCGACTTCACCCGCGACGGCTATCCCTTCACCGGCGTCGACGACGTGGCCTACTTCCGCGAGCACGACCTCTACCACGGGCCGGTGGTCTTCTGCTCCGGTCAGCGGCTCCCGCAGCTGCTCCGCCGCGTCGAAGAGCTCGACGCGATCGGCCCGACCAACGACGAGAACGAGATCGTCCGCTGGGTGGCGCGCATCGCGGCGGAGAAGGCCGCGGCACGCACGCGCGACTAG
- the otsB gene encoding trehalose-phosphatase produces MTAEALPAELRRAIVQIARTPRLLVACDYDGTLAPITANPDEARPLPESVGALRSLAGLHETTTAVISGRALRDLATLSRLPAEVNLVGSHGSEFDIGFIHALDDEARALHRRLEAELENLVLEVPGVSLEVKPASIAVHVRRAEHEAGRRVLAAVHEGPSTWEGVSTTDGKEVVELAVVQTDKGRALDTLRHQVGATAAIFLGDDVTDEKAFARLSGPDLGIKVGEGETLATYRVPDTVDVALVLAFMLEERRNWLYGESAPPIERLSLLANERSVALVTPDAKLTWLCHPGPDAPAVFADLLGGPSAGCFSIKPHRNGLPLGQRYLPNTMTVETRWSRLLVTDYLEPESPSHRTDMVRVISGETAADVLFAPRPEFGGVPVKIVPEGDGLRVLGTSEPFVLRSAGVDWTITSDGLHDTATALVEPTPENPVVLELRCGTTDLEPHELSEIDRRDRAGRYWSDWAAKLKLPTVQTELVRRSALTLRGLVDTDTGGVLAAATSSLPEEIGGVRNWDYRYCWIRDAAMTVRELVHLGSNEEAEGYLRWLHGVLSTLAGPERLHPLYTLAGSVIGAEAVIESLPGYAGSRPVRVGNLANHQVQLDVFGPVVELVTTLADARGELRDEDWQLVRAMAEAVTRRWNEPDHGIWEERHVPRHRVYSRVMCWVTIDRAVKLGYEYGRDVPSAWPKLRDRIKADVLARGWNDEVQAFTTAYDGTDLDAASLFVGLTGLIDPADERFQKTVTAIEAELRSGSTVYRYRRDDGLPGGEGGFHICAAWLIEAYLITGRRNEAEELFTQIVASAGPTGLLPEQYDPIAERSLGNHPQAYSHIGLIRCANLLAEKL; encoded by the coding sequence TTGACCGCCGAGGCGTTGCCCGCGGAGCTACGGCGCGCGATCGTGCAGATCGCCCGTACCCCGCGCCTGCTGGTCGCCTGCGACTACGACGGCACGTTGGCCCCGATCACCGCCAACCCCGACGAGGCCCGGCCGCTGCCGGAGTCCGTCGGCGCACTCAGATCCCTCGCCGGCCTGCACGAGACCACCACGGCCGTCATCTCGGGCCGCGCGCTGCGCGACCTGGCGACGCTCTCGCGCCTGCCCGCCGAGGTGAACCTGGTCGGCAGCCACGGCTCCGAGTTCGACATCGGCTTCATCCACGCCCTCGACGACGAGGCGCGGGCACTGCACCGCCGGCTCGAAGCCGAGCTGGAGAACCTGGTGCTCGAGGTGCCGGGTGTGTCGCTCGAGGTGAAGCCCGCGAGCATCGCGGTCCACGTGCGCCGGGCCGAGCACGAGGCCGGTCGCCGGGTGCTCGCGGCCGTGCACGAAGGTCCGTCGACCTGGGAAGGCGTGTCGACCACCGACGGCAAGGAGGTGGTGGAGCTCGCGGTGGTCCAGACGGACAAGGGCCGCGCGCTCGACACCCTGCGCCACCAGGTGGGGGCCACCGCCGCGATCTTCCTCGGCGACGACGTGACCGACGAGAAGGCGTTCGCGCGCCTGTCCGGTCCGGACCTCGGCATCAAGGTGGGCGAGGGCGAGACGCTCGCCACCTACCGCGTGCCCGACACCGTCGACGTCGCGCTGGTGCTCGCGTTCATGCTGGAGGAGCGGCGCAACTGGCTCTACGGCGAGTCGGCGCCGCCCATCGAGCGGCTGTCGCTGCTGGCCAACGAGCGGTCGGTGGCCCTCGTCACGCCCGACGCGAAGCTCACCTGGTTGTGCCACCCGGGGCCGGACGCGCCCGCCGTGTTCGCCGACCTGCTGGGCGGCCCGAGCGCCGGCTGCTTCTCGATCAAGCCGCACCGCAACGGGCTGCCGCTCGGCCAGCGCTACCTGCCGAACACGATGACGGTGGAGACGCGCTGGTCACGGTTGCTCGTCACCGACTACCTCGAGCCGGAAAGCCCTTCGCACCGCACGGACATGGTGCGCGTGATCTCGGGTGAGACGGCCGCCGACGTGCTGTTCGCGCCGCGGCCGGAGTTCGGCGGCGTGCCGGTGAAGATCGTCCCCGAGGGCGACGGGCTGCGCGTGCTGGGCACGTCGGAGCCGTTCGTCCTGCGCTCGGCCGGCGTGGACTGGACCATCACGTCCGACGGACTGCACGACACCGCCACCGCGCTCGTGGAGCCGACGCCGGAGAACCCCGTGGTGCTCGAACTGCGATGCGGCACCACGGATCTCGAGCCCCATGAACTGTCCGAAATAGACCGTCGCGACCGGGCGGGCCGCTACTGGAGCGACTGGGCCGCGAAGCTCAAGCTGCCGACCGTGCAGACCGAGCTGGTCCGCCGGTCGGCACTGACGCTGCGCGGCCTCGTCGACACCGACACGGGTGGCGTGCTGGCGGCGGCGACGTCGTCGCTGCCGGAGGAGATCGGCGGCGTCCGCAACTGGGACTACCGCTACTGCTGGATCCGCGACGCGGCCATGACCGTGCGCGAGCTGGTGCACCTCGGGTCCAACGAGGAAGCCGAGGGCTACCTGCGGTGGCTGCACGGCGTGCTGTCCACTTTGGCCGGTCCGGAGCGGCTGCACCCGCTGTACACGCTGGCCGGCAGCGTGATCGGCGCCGAGGCCGTGATCGAGTCGCTGCCCGGGTACGCGGGTTCGCGGCCCGTGCGCGTCGGCAACCTCGCCAACCACCAGGTGCAGCTCGACGTGTTCGGCCCGGTCGTGGAGCTCGTGACCACGCTGGCCGACGCGCGCGGCGAGCTGCGTGACGAGGACTGGCAGCTGGTGCGCGCGATGGCCGAGGCCGTCACGCGGCGCTGGAACGAGCCGGACCACGGCATCTGGGAAGAGCGGCACGTGCCGCGCCACCGGGTGTACTCGCGCGTGATGTGCTGGGTCACGATCGACCGCGCGGTGAAGCTGGGCTACGAGTACGGCCGTGACGTGCCGAGCGCCTGGCCGAAGCTGCGCGACCGCATCAAGGCCGACGTGCTGGCGCGCGGCTGGAACGACGAGGTCCAGGCCTTCACCACGGCCTACGACGGCACCGACCTCGACGCCGCCTCGCTGTTCGTGGGCCTGACCGGCCTGATCGACCCGGCCGACGAGCGCTTCCAGAAGACGGTGACGGCGATCGAAGCCGAGCTCCGCAGCGGGTCCACCGTGTACCGCTACCGCCGCGACGACGGCCTGCCCGGCGGCGAAGGCGGGTTCCACATCTGCGCCGCCTGGCTGATCGAGGCATATCTCATCACCGGCAGGCGCAACGAGGCCGAGGAGCTGTTCACGCAGATCGTCGCCTCGGCGGGCCCCACGGGCCTGCTGCCGGAGCAGTACGACCCGATCGCCGAGCGCTCGCTGGGCAACCACCCGCAGGCCTACTCGCACATCGGGCTGATCCGCTGCGCGAACCTGCTCGCCGAAAAGCTGTGA